A section of the Paenibacillus aurantius genome encodes:
- a CDS encoding extracellular solute-binding protein produces MGYRKKAAVLLAATAVLVTACSAKDSAGPKESASASTGPSEKVDPFRLPNPVELTTFKSVTPGAKLPEGDTAESNQYSRYIKDKANITVKLLWYASGQDYSQKLNLAVASNDLPDVMVVDEGTFLNLADAGQLEDLTKVFEKYASPLTKELYASTNNKALEKATYKGKLMAIPNISVQADAMSFLWVRKDWLDKLGLQPPKTVDDVTAIAKAFVERDPDGNGKADTIGLTGYDKSFDNGGKASFHNFKGLFEAYNAYPTNWVKDSSGQVGYGSIQPETKQALGKLRDLYTSGLLDKEFAIRKDGNQTVVGGKAGLFFGPWWATGVIADTFTNDPKADLMPYLIQDSKGQKNNLMVPVSNKFIVVKKGVKNPEAAVVYANNFIAAQRKVDPDALKLDFTIDGTYWPIGYATYDYADAVERKSDMLKKAMSGQMKPEELTPEMKDMFDKAMRDKANPRKDVKDWKGYWGYTVPAELLKTNYNKVYSEYTAVTKTMERKWANLQKLETETFFKIVMGEQPLDSFDKFVSDWKAQGGDEITKEVREEISKASSK; encoded by the coding sequence ATGGGATATCGTAAGAAAGCGGCTGTCCTGCTTGCCGCAACCGCTGTGCTGGTCACCGCTTGTTCGGCCAAGGACAGCGCGGGCCCCAAGGAAAGCGCGTCTGCTTCGACCGGACCAAGCGAGAAGGTCGATCCGTTTCGGCTGCCGAATCCGGTGGAGCTGACCACCTTTAAGTCGGTTACCCCGGGAGCCAAGCTGCCGGAAGGGGATACCGCCGAGAGCAACCAATATTCGCGCTATATTAAAGACAAAGCGAATATTACCGTCAAACTGCTGTGGTACGCCTCCGGACAGGATTACAGCCAGAAGCTTAATCTGGCCGTCGCGAGCAATGATCTCCCCGATGTGATGGTGGTCGATGAAGGAACGTTCCTTAATCTGGCCGATGCGGGACAGCTTGAGGATCTGACGAAGGTTTTCGAGAAGTACGCTTCCCCTTTAACGAAAGAACTGTACGCCTCTACCAACAACAAGGCACTGGAGAAAGCCACCTACAAAGGAAAGCTGATGGCCATTCCGAATATTAGCGTTCAAGCCGATGCCATGAGCTTCCTGTGGGTCCGCAAGGACTGGCTGGACAAACTGGGTCTTCAGCCGCCGAAGACAGTCGATGATGTAACCGCTATCGCGAAAGCATTCGTCGAGCGTGACCCGGACGGCAACGGCAAAGCCGATACGATCGGCCTAACCGGCTATGACAAATCGTTCGATAATGGAGGCAAAGCCAGCTTCCACAACTTCAAAGGTCTCTTTGAAGCCTATAACGCTTATCCAACGAACTGGGTCAAGGATAGTTCAGGGCAGGTGGGGTACGGCTCCATTCAGCCGGAAACCAAGCAGGCGCTCGGCAAGCTTCGCGATCTGTACACTTCCGGACTGTTGGATAAGGAATTTGCGATCCGCAAGGACGGCAACCAGACGGTGGTAGGCGGCAAAGCCGGGCTCTTCTTCGGACCTTGGTGGGCGACGGGCGTCATTGCCGATACGTTCACGAACGACCCGAAGGCGGACCTCATGCCTTATCTGATCCAGGATTCCAAAGGGCAGAAGAACAACCTGATGGTGCCGGTGAGCAATAAGTTTATCGTTGTCAAGAAGGGCGTCAAGAACCCCGAGGCGGCGGTGGTCTATGCGAACAACTTCATTGCCGCCCAGCGGAAGGTGGACCCGGATGCGCTCAAGCTTGATTTTACGATTGACGGGACCTACTGGCCGATCGGATACGCCACTTACGATTACGCGGATGCGGTCGAACGCAAATCCGATATGCTGAAGAAGGCGATGAGCGGGCAGATGAAGCCGGAAGAGCTCACTCCCGAGATGAAGGATATGTTTGATAAAGCGATGAGGGATAAAGCCAATCCCCGCAAGGACGTGAAGGACTGGAAGGGCTATTGGGGGTATACCGTCCCGGCTGAGCTGCTGAAAACAAACTATAACAAAGTATACAGCGAGTATACGGCCGTAACGAAGACGATGGAGCGCAAGTGGGCGAACCTGCAGAAGCTCGAAACCGAAACGTTCTTCAAAATCGTCATGGGCGAGCAGCCGCTCGATTCCTTCGATAAATTCGTATCGGACTGGAAAGCCCAAGGCGGAGATGAAATTACGAAGGAAGTTAGAGAAGAGATCAGCAAAGCCTCCTCGAAATAA
- a CDS encoding response regulator transcription factor, translating into MRVLIVDDDYLVRKGFIAMTPWSKYGLELAGEAANGREALEVLQTTKIDLLITDLAMPVMSGIDLMREVRRKYPAISIVVLTFHQDFEWIQEALRLGALDYITKIELEDDKLDEVLQRILGRIREQASPAVPSVDAGETGRLEKLRLLGERWAKPEAILIDSVYQNLLKETSESNASGPELETLFRQAAGQWEKVFNRHIPLPVGLTAGGSWAEWTAWLGRVRTEMQAGGPAADYSQEVQASIWSAAGIVRQELQEDLSLPETARRVNMSRSYFSKCFRDIVGVTFQDYVRRVRVEYAKTLLKETTRMIGWVASQSGYPNEKYFCRVFRDVTGMLPSEYRRKEKRLGPGPE; encoded by the coding sequence TTGAGAGTTCTTATCGTGGATGACGATTATCTGGTCCGCAAAGGCTTCATTGCCATGACGCCTTGGAGCAAGTATGGGCTGGAGCTCGCGGGGGAAGCAGCGAATGGAAGGGAAGCCTTGGAGGTGCTCCAAACCACGAAGATCGATCTTCTCATCACCGATCTGGCCATGCCGGTTATGTCCGGGATCGATCTGATGAGGGAGGTTAGGCGGAAATACCCGGCTATCTCCATAGTGGTGCTTACCTTTCACCAGGACTTCGAATGGATCCAGGAGGCTCTCCGGCTGGGAGCGTTGGATTATATCACCAAGATCGAGTTGGAGGATGACAAGCTAGATGAGGTGCTTCAGCGCATCCTGGGACGTATACGGGAACAGGCATCCCCGGCCGTTCCTTCGGTGGATGCCGGAGAAACCGGCCGGCTGGAAAAGCTTCGCCTGCTGGGGGAAAGGTGGGCGAAACCGGAAGCCATACTGATCGATTCCGTTTATCAGAATCTCCTGAAGGAGACCTCGGAGTCGAATGCATCCGGACCAGAGCTCGAAACCTTGTTCCGCCAGGCGGCCGGACAGTGGGAGAAGGTGTTTAACCGGCACATTCCCTTACCGGTCGGATTAACGGCCGGCGGGAGTTGGGCGGAATGGACCGCTTGGCTTGGCCGGGTCAGGACGGAGATGCAGGCCGGCGGGCCGGCAGCGGATTATTCCCAGGAGGTGCAGGCGAGCATCTGGTCGGCGGCCGGGATCGTCCGGCAGGAGCTGCAGGAGGACCTGAGCCTTCCCGAAACGGCCCGGCGGGTGAACATGAGCCGCAGCTATTTCTCGAAGTGCTTCCGGGACATTGTCGGGGTCACCTTTCAGGACTACGTCAGGCGGGTGCGGGTCGAGTACGCCAAGACGCTGCTGAAGGAAACGACACGGATGATCGGCTGGGTGGCGTCCCAGTCCGGTTATCCGAATGAGAAGTATTTCTGCCGCGTCTTCCGCGATGTGACCGGCATGCTGCCTAGCGAATACCGGCGCAAAGAGAAGAGACTGGGCCCGGGTCCGGAATGA
- a CDS encoding sensor histidine kinase, with translation MAISRSGPAPAARSYSLKYRLIVMLLISSLMPLVLIGTISYSSMYAMLKNKAEAGFQSHLHQVRISLENTLAQLNHTSQQLAFDGRVGKNLEGYLIADPYQKRELREEIQSQLNLIHFTNPTLGLIFYYLGSENQTIFENFAVPSVDLSKLPKLFNFNTITYFGPHLSLNPIDGNQVLSIMRQVEIPGREDVYVYIETNFKFAESILNQSSFGSGLTHLIVDETGRIVYSDKPEDFSVGTAYADNPHFGSHGNYVRLEEKSNQSWKVIAAIPNKEYRKEINRWLGQFLLAAVLTVALSLFTAWLIWRTVYRPLNLLNLDIRRMKHSGESFSERRSRITEFAVVYREFADMRRRIHGLIGEVKQKEKSKAKLEVEKLMTQINPHFIHNTLDTVRWLARANGQKDIDRLVSMLNKVLHYNLGKTGPARIRDELEALKGYVELQGIRYNFTFDVSIQAEEEALDLPIPRFILQPLVENALYHGLGDKGVIEVDVRQEDTGHLRISVRDNGEGMTPHEISRLLGEETEEGERKVGMGIGLRYVFRTLKYQFGEEAEIHMESSPGEGTLVTLKLPVKGNKEGEAS, from the coding sequence ATGGCTATATCCCGGTCCGGTCCCGCCCCGGCGGCCCGCTCGTATTCGCTCAAATACCGGCTGATCGTCATGCTGCTGATCAGCTCGCTAATGCCGCTTGTTCTCATCGGAACCATATCCTACTCTTCCATGTACGCCATGCTGAAGAACAAAGCCGAGGCGGGGTTTCAGAGCCATCTGCACCAGGTCCGCATTTCCTTGGAGAATACGCTGGCCCAGCTCAATCACACGTCCCAGCAGCTCGCTTTTGACGGAAGGGTGGGCAAGAATCTGGAGGGTTACCTCATCGCCGATCCCTATCAGAAAAGAGAGCTGAGGGAAGAGATTCAGAGCCAGCTCAATTTGATTCATTTTACGAACCCGACCCTCGGCTTGATCTTCTATTATCTGGGCAGCGAGAATCAGACGATCTTCGAGAATTTCGCCGTTCCTTCCGTAGACTTGAGCAAGCTTCCCAAGCTGTTCAACTTCAACACCATTACTTATTTCGGTCCTCATCTCTCGCTGAATCCCATCGACGGAAACCAGGTGCTCTCCATTATGCGGCAGGTGGAAATTCCGGGGAGGGAAGACGTCTATGTCTACATCGAAACGAATTTCAAGTTTGCGGAGAGCATTCTCAACCAATCGAGCTTCGGTTCGGGGCTGACCCACCTCATCGTGGACGAAACGGGCCGGATTGTTTACAGCGATAAACCGGAAGACTTTTCGGTAGGCACCGCTTATGCGGACAATCCTCATTTTGGCTCCCATGGAAATTATGTCCGGCTGGAGGAGAAGAGCAACCAGTCGTGGAAAGTCATTGCGGCCATTCCTAATAAGGAATACCGCAAGGAGATCAACCGGTGGCTGGGGCAGTTCCTGCTTGCCGCCGTCCTGACCGTAGCGCTAAGCCTGTTCACCGCCTGGCTGATTTGGCGCACCGTTTATCGTCCGCTTAATCTGCTGAACCTGGATATCCGGCGAATGAAGCACAGCGGGGAGTCTTTCTCCGAGCGGAGGTCCCGGATTACGGAATTTGCTGTCGTTTACCGGGAATTTGCGGACATGAGAAGACGGATTCATGGATTGATCGGAGAGGTCAAACAGAAGGAAAAGAGCAAGGCCAAGCTGGAGGTAGAGAAGCTGATGACCCAGATCAACCCGCATTTTATCCATAACACGCTGGATACGGTGCGCTGGCTTGCCCGGGCAAACGGCCAAAAGGATATCGACCGGCTCGTCTCCATGCTGAACAAGGTCCTTCATTACAATCTAGGCAAAACCGGTCCGGCCCGAATCCGGGATGAGCTGGAAGCGCTTAAAGGTTATGTGGAACTGCAGGGCATCCGGTATAACTTTACCTTCGACGTCTCGATTCAGGCGGAGGAGGAGGCTCTGGACCTGCCCATACCCCGGTTCATTCTCCAGCCGCTGGTGGAGAACGCTCTTTATCACGGGCTGGGGGATAAAGGAGTCATTGAGGTGGATGTCCGGCAGGAGGACACCGGTCACCTGCGGATTTCGGTTCGGGACAATGGGGAGGGGATGACCCCGCATGAAATCAGCCGGCTGCTCGGTGAAGAGACCGAGGAGGGGGAGCGCAAAGTAGGGATGGGTATCGGGCTGCGGTATGTCTTCCGGACGCTGAAATACCAATTCGGCGAAGAGGCGGAAATCCATATGGAAAGCTCGCCGGGAGAAGGGACTTTGGTCACGCTGAAGCTTCCCGTTAAGGGGAATAAGGAGGGAGAGGCATCTTGA
- a CDS encoding SDR family NAD(P)-dependent oxidoreductase, producing MTENRTTEGQEKATADGNALRKAAIVTGASSGIGKGISLVLAREGYDISTVFHSNETGIRELEKEVTETYGRRFHAVQADLTDPAAAEAYAEEAISALGKVHLLVNNAGAGYREKLTDIRVEDMLPFIYIDFVAPVLLMKAVSRHMLAHGIRGSLINITSTRAERAYPLDAIYGGMKAGLRRASESFAIELAKDGIRVNNVAPGATEIEKGSEEFYEEMGEHIPMRRVGTPEDIGQAVLWLASDAASYVTGSSLKVDGGLILPGMPEHDDDSANYYGWSPVED from the coding sequence ATGACAGAAAACAGGACAACCGAAGGACAAGAAAAGGCCACGGCAGATGGGAATGCTTTACGCAAAGCGGCTATCGTGACAGGGGCAAGCAGCGGAATCGGTAAGGGCATCTCCCTTGTCCTCGCCCGGGAAGGCTACGACATTTCGACGGTCTTTCATTCCAATGAGACCGGGATCCGGGAGCTGGAAAAAGAAGTTACCGAAACCTACGGAAGACGTTTTCATGCGGTGCAGGCGGACCTGACCGATCCCGCTGCCGCTGAAGCGTACGCGGAAGAAGCCATCTCGGCTCTCGGCAAGGTTCATCTGCTTGTTAACAATGCGGGAGCCGGATACCGGGAGAAGCTGACCGACATCCGGGTGGAGGACATGCTTCCCTTCATCTACATCGACTTTGTCGCCCCTGTCCTGTTAATGAAGGCCGTCAGCCGGCATATGCTCGCCCATGGAATCCGGGGCAGCCTGATTAACATCACGTCCACCCGGGCGGAACGCGCCTACCCGCTGGATGCCATTTATGGCGGAATGAAGGCCGGACTCCGCAGGGCCAGCGAGTCTTTTGCCATTGAGCTCGCCAAGGACGGCATTCGCGTCAATAACGTCGCTCCCGGGGCAACCGAGATTGAGAAGGGAAGCGAGGAGTTTTACGAGGAGATGGGCGAGCACATTCCAATGCGAAGAGTGGGCACCCCGGAGGATATCGGACAGGCGGTGCTTTGGCTGGCTTCCGACGCCGCTTCCTATGTAACCGGCTCGAGCCTGAAGGTCGACGGGGGGCTTATCCTGCCGGGGATGCCGGAGCATGACGACGATTCGGCGAACTATTATGGTTGGTCGCCGGTGGAGGACTAA
- a CDS encoding cytochrome P450 — protein sequence MLNLFSPEMLRNPYPMYEAVRSAQPVMYVEPLQLWSVFRYDDVKMVLSDHARFSSGPGGPPAAAGGPPNGDGFSLVTTDPPRHTDLRSLVNRAFTPKAVAALEPRIEQITHELLDQVSGTGQIDLVHDFTYPLPVIVIAELLGVPSNDRDRFKEWSDEVVASADAVIGGSHDKGKQANDEMNEYFRGIIAERRKAPREDLISSLIAVEEGAFRLSETDILSFCRLLLVAGNETTTNLIGNAVLSLLENPGELEKLRSNPDMLASTIEEVLRFRSPIQAMFRTAKEDVELRGQVIPKGSKVIAWIGSANRDEAKFADPARFDIARDPNPHIAFGHGIHFCLGAPLARLEAKVALTAILDRLPELRRENDEPLEPARGFIVHGVKSLPLRFNPTTG from the coding sequence ATGCTTAATCTGTTTTCACCCGAAATGCTCCGCAATCCTTATCCGATGTACGAGGCGGTTCGCTCCGCCCAGCCCGTCATGTATGTGGAACCGCTTCAACTATGGTCAGTCTTTAGGTACGATGACGTCAAAATGGTGTTGTCCGACCACGCCCGCTTCTCCTCCGGCCCGGGCGGACCTCCCGCCGCAGCAGGAGGTCCGCCAAACGGAGACGGCTTCAGCTTAGTTACCACCGATCCGCCCCGGCACACCGACCTCCGTTCGCTCGTTAACCGGGCGTTTACCCCGAAGGCCGTGGCAGCCCTTGAGCCGAGAATCGAGCAGATTACTCATGAGCTTCTTGATCAGGTGTCCGGAACCGGACAAATCGACCTGGTGCACGATTTTACCTATCCCCTTCCGGTCATCGTGATCGCCGAGCTGCTTGGAGTTCCCTCTAACGACCGGGACCGCTTCAAGGAATGGTCCGACGAAGTCGTCGCTTCGGCCGATGCCGTCATCGGCGGGAGTCATGACAAGGGCAAGCAGGCGAACGACGAGATGAACGAGTATTTCCGCGGCATCATCGCCGAACGCCGGAAGGCACCGCGTGAGGACTTGATCAGCAGCCTGATCGCTGTGGAGGAAGGGGCCTTCCGCCTGAGCGAAACGGATATTCTCTCGTTCTGCCGGCTTCTGCTTGTCGCGGGCAACGAAACGACGACGAACCTGATCGGCAACGCCGTGCTGAGCCTTCTTGAGAATCCCGGCGAGCTGGAAAAGCTGCGCTCGAACCCGGACATGCTGGCTTCCACTATAGAAGAGGTCCTTCGCTTCCGCTCCCCCATTCAAGCCATGTTCCGGACCGCGAAGGAAGACGTAGAGCTCCGGGGTCAGGTAATTCCGAAGGGGAGCAAGGTCATCGCTTGGATCGGTTCGGCCAACCGGGATGAGGCCAAGTTCGCCGACCCGGCCCGCTTTGATATTGCCCGGGACCCCAATCCTCACATTGCCTTTGGCCACGGCATCCATTTCTGCCTGGGGGCACCTCTCGCCCGTCTCGAGGCCAAGGTGGCACTGACCGCCATCCTGGACCGGCTGCCGGAGCTGCGCCGGGAGAATGACGAGCCGCTTGAGCCGGCACGCGGG